The segment AGGATGTTATCGCCCGGCTGTGCCACCTTCGCCACCATCTCCACCAGCGTATCGATATCCGCGCTCCAGTGCGCAGGCTGGATACAGGCATCAGCCACGTCCGACACCTGCCACGGAATATGGTGTGGCTGGAACAAGAACACCTCATCCGCACGTCCCAGTGACGGAGCCAGTTCATTCTTACTGACGCCCATCTTCATGGTATTGGAACGCGGCTCCAGCACCGCCAGAATACGTGCCGTGCCGCCGACTTTGCTACGCAGCGCAGCCAGGGTAGCCAGAATTGCCGTGGGGTGATGAGCAAAATCGTCATAGACCTTGATGGCATTCACTTCACCACGCAATTCCAGACGACGGCGCGCGTTGATAAAGCGCCCCAGCGCTTCGCCCGCATCTTCGGGTTTCACACCGACATGACGCGCGGCGGCTATCGCCATCAGACCGTTATGCATGTTGTGTTCGCCCACCAGGCCCCAGCTCACTTCCGCCACTTTGGCGCCATCGAGCCAGACTTCCCAGCGTGAGGCATCCGGCGTCAGTTTTTTCGCCTGCCAGTGGCCGTTGTCGCCCACCGTTTCCTGCTCGCTCCAGCACCCCATCGCCATCACCTGCTTCAGGTTGTGATCGTGTTCCGGCAGCAGGATCTTCCCCTGGCCCGGCACGATACGGATCAGATGATGGAACTGTTTCTGGATCGCCCGCAGATCGTCAAAGATATCCGCATGATCGAACTCCAGATTGTTAAGAATCAGTGTGCGCGGGCAGTAATGAACAAACTTGGAGCGTTTGTCGAAAAAGGCGCTGTCGTACTCATCCGCTTCGATAACGAAGAACGGGCTTTTTCCTAATTTTGCTGATACATCGAAATTTCCTGGCACACCACCAATAATGAAGCCAGGTTCAAGGCCACAAGCCTCCAGAATCCACGCCGCCATGCCGGCTGTCGTGGTTTTGCCGTGAGTACCGGCCACTGCCAGCACCCAGCGGTCACGCAGCACATAATCGTGCAGCCACTGTGGACCAGAGAGGTAGGGAATGTTGCGTTCCAGCACAGCTTCCACACAGGGATTTCCGCGTGTCATGGCGTTACCAATGATCACCATATCGGGTGCAGGATCGAGCTGGCTGGCATCATAACCTTCCGTTAATTCAATGCCTTGCTGCTCCAGCAAGGTGCTCATTGGCGGATAGACATTGGCGTCAGAGCCGGTCACCTGGTGGCCCAGCGAGCGGGCCAGCATCGCCAGGCCGCCCATGAAAGTGCCACAAATCCCAAGGATGTGAATACGCATAAATTTGTTCCATTACTCATAAGTCCGGCGCTCAGTTTAACCCCGAGTGCAAGTGGAAGAAACGGATTTGGCCTATGGTTTTTGAAGTTCAATCGGCTAAACTGCGTACGCATACGTTGGCAGTTTGTTACAGTGGCTGCCACTCCATCGTAGATTCAGGGAATGTGTTATGAAAACGTTAGGCGAATTTATCGTCGAGAAGCAACACGACTTTCCTCACGCCACAGGTGAACTGACGGCGCTGATTTCAGCCATCAAGCTGGGAGCTAAAATTATCCACCGCGACATCAACAAAGCGGGTCTGGTGGATATTCTTGGCGCCAGTGGCGTGGAAAACGTCCAGGGTGAACAGCAGATGAAGCTGGACCTGTTCGCGAACGAAAAGCTGAAAGCGGCACTGAAAGCGCGCGGCATTGTGGCTGGTATCGCCTCTGAAGAAGAAGATGAGTTCGTCATCTTTGAAGGCGTTGAGCACGGTAAATACGTGGTGCTGATGGACCCACTCGACGGTTCTTCCAACATCGACGTTAACGTTTCCGTTGGCACAATCTTCTCGATCTACCACCGTGTTTCACCGCCGGGAACACCGGTTACCGAAGCTGACTTTATGCAGCCGGGTCACAAGCAGGTTGCCGCAGGTTACGTGGTCTACGGTTCGTCTACCATGATGGTTTACACCACCGGGGTTGGCGTTCACGCCTTTACTTACGATCCGTCACTTGGGGTATTCTGCCTGAGCCACGAACGTATGACCTTCCCGGAGAAGGGCTATACCTACTCCATCAACGAAGGAAACTACATTCGCTTCCCGCAGGGCGTGAAAAAATATCTGAAGTTCTGCCAGGAAGAGGATATTGCGACTAAACGTCCTTATACCTCACGCTACATCGGTTCTCTGGTGGCAGATTTCCACCGTAACCTGTTGAAAGGCGGAATTTATCTCTACCCAAGCACCGCCAGCCACCCGAAAGGTAAGCTGCGTTTGCTGTACGAATGCAACCCAATGGCGTTCCTTGCCGAGCAGGCAGGCGGTAAAGCCAGCGACGGTAAACAACGTATTCTCGATATTCAACCAGAAACCCTGCACCAGCGCTGCCCGTTCTTCTGCGGTAATGACGCGATGGTGGATGACGTCGAGCGCTTCCTGCGCGAGTTCCCGGATGATCACCAGGGCTGATTGCTAGCATAAAGTCGCGGCGCGATTTATCGCGCCGCGATGGTTTTAAGCAGTGGCGATACGAAACTGCGCCATTGATGCCTGTAGCTGCTGCGATTGCGCTTCGAGCGATTGGGTTGCCGCACTGGCTTCCTCCACCAACGCCGCATTCTGCTGCGCCACCTCGTCCATTTGCGTCACCGCCTGATTGACCTGCTCAATACCGCGACTCTGCTCTTCAGAGGAAACCGAAATCTCCTTCATCAGCGTGGTCACGCGCATCACCTCACTGGAGATTTCATCCATCGTTTCACCCGCCTGCGTCGCCATGACGCTGCCCTCTTTGACACGGGTTTGCGAGTCGCTGATCAGCTCACGAATCTCCTTCGCGGCGGTGGCACTGCGTCCCGCCAGGGTACGCACCTCATTTGCCACCACGGCGAAACCACGCCCCTGTTCACCCGCGCGGGCCGCTTCCACTGACGCGTTCAGGGCCAGAATGTTGGTCTGGAATGCGATGCCATCAATCACGCTGAGAATATCGGCGATGCGATCGGAGCTGTGGGTGATTTCCTGCATCTTCTCAATTACATAGCACACCACTTCTGCGCCACGATCGGCGGTGTCAGAAACGCTGTTCGCCAATTGATGCGCCTGCTGAGCATTGCTGGCGTTGAGTCGTACCGTGGCGGTGAGCTGCTCCATGCTGGCAGCAGTTTGCTCCAGCGACGCTGCCGACTCCTCAGTACGCTGGGAAAGGTGCACCGTCCCGGCCGCCAGCTCACGGCTGCCGACATCAATTTGCAGGCTGGCTTCGCGCACCTGGCTGACGGAATCGCGCAGGGCCAACTGCATCACCGCCAGCGCCTGATTCAGGCGTCCCAGCTCATTGTGGGTGGTTTCGGGCAAGGTTTGTGACAGATCCCCTTCAGCTACCCGTTGCAGATGGCCAATCGCACTTTCCAGCGGTGTCAGCAACAGTCGACGCAGGATCTGCCACGCCAGTACGATCAACACCACCGTCAGCACCACGGCAATGCCAATCAGGATTTTCATCTGCGTTTCATTACGCGCCGCCTTCGCCAGGCGATCAGCAGAGACTTGATCGGCGTACAAGCTGAAATCGTTCACCGCTTTGGCGTAGTTGGCCGCCAGAGTGGAGAGGTTGCCTTCCAGTACCGTGTAATATTCATCGGTGTACTGCTTTTGCAGCGCATCCATCATCGGCGCAATACCTTGTTGCAGATAAGCGCCAAAGCTGGCTGCCACCGCATCAGCCAGGATTTTGCCCTGGGCCGTCACGGTGCCAGCATCGACAAAATCCTTCAGATGCTTTTGCGAGGTGACAACATCAGCCTGGGCCTGTTTGGTCACTGCGGCCCCCTCATCCAGCAGGCCAATTTCGATTTTGCGCACCGCCAGCGCACCACTGGCGCGAGCACGCATCAGATCAGCGTTGCTTTGATACAGGCTATTGAGTTCAATGCCCTGAATACGATTGATCACATCCAGCGACTGATTGCCGGCATTGATGGCGTAAATTCCCAGGGTGCTGACCGCCAACAGCAGCAATGTCATAAAGGCGAGTAGTGTGAGTAGACCGGTCCGTACTGATAAATTTTTGATCATGTTAGTACCCGTGTGTGTAGAAAAAGGCAGAAATCCAGCAGCCCTAAAACGGATAAGTTATCGGCAGTCACCTCGCTAAACTTTAACCATTGTTGATGGTCAATCTAATGATGATCACCTGTTCTTCAATAATGCTAACGTTACTCCAACCCCGATTGAGGAATTCCAGAATGAAAAAATGGCTCCCGGTTGCCTGTCTGTTGCTGAGTGGTTATGCGGGCGCACAGGACAATCTCATCGATCAGAAATTGCAGCGTTGCCTGAACCGTGAATCCAGTACTGTCGGGATGTCTCAATGTTATGACGCAGCTAATAAGGCGTGGGATCAGGAGATGAACAACCAGTACAACCAAATGATGAAAAAATTAACTGGTGCACCTAAAGCCAAATTAAAAAGCGCCCAGCGTGCCTGGCTGGCTTATCGTGATAGCTGGCTTGATGCCAGCAAGAGCTACTTTTCCGCCAATCAGGGCACTATGGCCATGCTTTCGCTTGGTGCACAAGGGGTCGATTTGGTACGCAATCAGGCACTGATGCTGCAATCTATTAACAAAGGCAGTTGCGCGAATCCCGATGATTGTTGATAAATGGGGGCGGTAAAAACCGCTTCGCGTTGGCAATTGTCAACGCCCCATCAATTCTCAGGGAGAAATCATGGCTGCTTATGCCTCGACCATCATTCTGATTTGCCTCGCCGTTCTGAGCTATTTCGTCCACAACAACGCCGTCACCATCTCCATTCTGATTCTGTTGGCGATTAAAATCACCCCGCTGGCGCAGTTCTTCCCTTATGTCGAAAAACAGGGAATTCAACTCGGGATTATTATTTTGACCGTGGCGGTCATGGCACCGCTGGCCAGTGGATCGCTGCCAGCGTCTTCGTTGATTAAATCTTTTGCCAACTGGCAATCGATTGTGGCGATTCTGGTCGGGGTGTTTGTGGCATGGTTGGGGGGGCGCGGCGTGCACTTTATGAGCGCGCAACCCTCGGTGATTGGCGGCTTATTGATTGGGACGGTGATTGGTGTGGCGTTCTTCCGGGGCGTTCCGGTCGGACCATTGATTGCTGCGGGCATTGTCTCGCTGTTTGTCGCAGCGAAGTAACCGGCTGGACCATTCCGAAACGCCAAAAAGAGGGCATACTTTCGGAGTCAGTTGGCTATAATAGCCGACACTCAACTTACGACTAATGAAGGAAAGCCAGATGAGTTTGAACCAGGTGCCCGCAGGTAAAGATCTGCCAGAAGATATCTATGTCATCATCGAGATCCCGGCCAATGCCGATCCGATCAAATATGAAGTAGACAAAGAGTCTGGCGCCCTGTTTGTAGACCGTTTTATGTCTACCGCCATGTTCTATCCGTGCAACTACGGTTACATCAACAACACCCTGTCTCTGGATGGTGACCCGGTTGACGTACTGGTGCCGACCCCGTATCCGCTGGAGCCGGGCTCCGTTATCCGTTGCCGTCCGGTTGGCGTGTTGAAAATGACCGACGAATCCGGTGAAGATGCCAAACTGGTTGCGGTTCCGCACACCAAACTGAGCAAAGAGTACGATCACATCAAAGATGTGAACGACCTGCCGGAACTGCTGCGTGCGCAGATCACCCACTTCTTCGAGCACTACAAAGATCTGGAAAAAG is part of the Pantoea phytobeneficialis genome and harbors:
- the mpl gene encoding UDP-N-acetylmuramate:L-alanyl-gamma-D-glutamyl-meso-diaminopimelate ligase, with translation MRIHILGICGTFMGGLAMLARSLGHQVTGSDANVYPPMSTLLEQQGIELTEGYDASQLDPAPDMVIIGNAMTRGNPCVEAVLERNIPYLSGPQWLHDYVLRDRWVLAVAGTHGKTTTAGMAAWILEACGLEPGFIIGGVPGNFDVSAKLGKSPFFVIEADEYDSAFFDKRSKFVHYCPRTLILNNLEFDHADIFDDLRAIQKQFHHLIRIVPGQGKILLPEHDHNLKQVMAMGCWSEQETVGDNGHWQAKKLTPDASRWEVWLDGAKVAEVSWGLVGEHNMHNGLMAIAAARHVGVKPEDAGEALGRFINARRRLELRGEVNAIKVYDDFAHHPTAILATLAALRSKVGGTARILAVLEPRSNTMKMGVSKNELAPSLGRADEVFLFQPHHIPWQVSDVADACIQPAHWSADIDTLVEMVAKVAQPGDNILVMSNGGFGGIHQKLLERLGR
- the fbp gene encoding class 1 fructose-bisphosphatase: MKTLGEFIVEKQHDFPHATGELTALISAIKLGAKIIHRDINKAGLVDILGASGVENVQGEQQMKLDLFANEKLKAALKARGIVAGIASEEEDEFVIFEGVEHGKYVVLMDPLDGSSNIDVNVSVGTIFSIYHRVSPPGTPVTEADFMQPGHKQVAAGYVVYGSSTMMVYTTGVGVHAFTYDPSLGVFCLSHERMTFPEKGYTYSINEGNYIRFPQGVKKYLKFCQEEDIATKRPYTSRYIGSLVADFHRNLLKGGIYLYPSTASHPKGKLRLLYECNPMAFLAEQAGGKASDGKQRILDIQPETLHQRCPFFCGNDAMVDDVERFLREFPDDHQG
- a CDS encoding methyl-accepting chemotaxis protein, with product MKNLSVRTGLLTLLAFMTLLLLAVSTLGIYAINAGNQSLDVINRIQGIELNSLYQSNADLMRARASGALAVRKIEIGLLDEGAAVTKQAQADVVTSQKHLKDFVDAGTVTAQGKILADAVAASFGAYLQQGIAPMMDALQKQYTDEYYTVLEGNLSTLAANYAKAVNDFSLYADQVSADRLAKAARNETQMKILIGIAVVLTVVLIVLAWQILRRLLLTPLESAIGHLQRVAEGDLSQTLPETTHNELGRLNQALAVMQLALRDSVSQVREASLQIDVGSRELAAGTVHLSQRTEESAASLEQTAASMEQLTATVRLNASNAQQAHQLANSVSDTADRGAEVVCYVIEKMQEITHSSDRIADILSVIDGIAFQTNILALNASVEAARAGEQGRGFAVVANEVRTLAGRSATAAKEIRELISDSQTRVKEGSVMATQAGETMDEISSEVMRVTTLMKEISVSSEEQSRGIEQVNQAVTQMDEVAQQNAALVEEASAATQSLEAQSQQLQASMAQFRIATA
- a CDS encoding lysozyme inhibitor LprI family protein, giving the protein MKKWLPVACLLLSGYAGAQDNLIDQKLQRCLNRESSTVGMSQCYDAANKAWDQEMNNQYNQMMKKLTGAPKAKLKSAQRAWLAYRDSWLDASKSYFSANQGTMAMLSLGAQGVDLVRNQALMLQSINKGSCANPDDC
- a CDS encoding DUF441 domain-containing protein; translated protein: MAAYASTIILICLAVLSYFVHNNAVTISILILLAIKITPLAQFFPYVEKQGIQLGIIILTVAVMAPLASGSLPASSLIKSFANWQSIVAILVGVFVAWLGGRGVHFMSAQPSVIGGLLIGTVIGVAFFRGVPVGPLIAAGIVSLFVAAK
- the ppa gene encoding inorganic diphosphatase; the encoded protein is MSLNQVPAGKDLPEDIYVIIEIPANADPIKYEVDKESGALFVDRFMSTAMFYPCNYGYINNTLSLDGDPVDVLVPTPYPLEPGSVIRCRPVGVLKMTDESGEDAKLVAVPHTKLSKEYDHIKDVNDLPELLRAQITHFFEHYKDLEKGKWVKVDGWDNAEAAKAEIISSFERAQKK